GCACAACAATCAATGGGGTGATGCTCtaaggaaaataaatgaaactatTTGACTATAAGAGATAATTAATCCTTCACTGAATAAGGTACATACTACACCGGGGTCCATACAAAGCTAATTGGCTTTGACATTCCTCTAAAGATCCTCCCGGCGAAGAGAGACACCGGCCAGGCGGCTACTCATTGTTACCAATCCTTCCCCAGTGATCTTGGAAAATTTGACTTGATAAAGTCTGCTACAGTGAACAGAAGGTAGCCGACTATCGATTAGTATAGAAGCTTAAACTGCAAGTCAGTCTTTTGATTACTCTTGTACAAGGGAAATCATAAATGAACCAGAACCACATCCCCATTGCAGTATTGTATACCTGACTCACACGCCTGAGAACGAATTGTTTGGGTGATTCTCCATCTCGATGATGATGTTATCAGCGTAATGTGataaaactttctttttttatgacttCCTCCATTAGTTTAAAATAGCAATTGAAAATGTCAAGGAGGGTGACTGTAATGGTTGACATTGTCAGCTCAGTTGTGTGTCAGATGACTGcgcacactttttttcttttcttttcttttcttttctctttttagcAAACAGTCGTTTGCTGTCGTCGTTGTGGATGGTTCACCTTTAGCTTGGTTTTGTGTTGCTgttattaattttttgttttcatagaaGGATCGAAGGACCATCACGCGTTCTGTAAACCTCCACCATCGAAAGAATCACTCCTACACTTCCGTGATGGTTCACGGTGTTGACGCAAAAAGAACTATTGTTGAGTTTGGCAGGAAGCGTTTGATGATACACTGGTTCATCAACGATAACCATTGCATGACACTGAAGGGATGAAATGAAGCTAAGCCCTGCGAAAGGAAACACGGGATTTTAGCACGAATACGCAGTAGGAGATCAATAAAGACTTGTACGCTTTTGTCGGTGATTTTTAGAAGGCAAATCCAATTTTAAGCTTTGATACAGTCATTTTGCCATTTGAATAAATATGCCGTGTAACCATTTGAGCAAGAAATAAGTCCTGTTTTGATCAAAAgcaaaaatggaagaaaaaaaagaatctaaACCACTCATACAGCAAATGACTTTCCATTCAACATATATCGTCGATTTGAATATCATCCAACATTTGCCCATTCAAGGAGAAATACCAGGTATACAGACATAATGTGTCCAATATAAGAACCCGATTATTTCAGTGTCGTATGATATCTACCATGGCTCATCTGATCTATTTCAGGAAGTAAGAGATTACATCAACGTGGTCAATGAGTTCTGGGTTGTACAATTATCTAATGAAAAGCAGCTTTAGAATACTTGTTTGAGGAGGATATAGCAGGAAGTGAATCTCGCTCACAGCGCCTACACATGGTAGATTTCAGCTTGAAGGTAGTCATTGGATGTGATTCATTATAAATGTGGGCTATGAAGAGACAGAAGTTTAAACCATACTGACATCGATGACACAATTTCAGTGTGATGCTTCATCTGTGATAAACATAGTGATATAAAATGGTTCATGATATTACGTAGGAAATATGCAATGGCATGACGGCTACATATGACTCTGTGCACCTTGGAAAAATCAcgcaaattattatttttttaagatCTTGGTCTAACTTGGAACACACAATAAGAAATGTGTGTTGCCATTTCAGTTACATTTGATTCACTCtgatttattttcatcacaGCGTAACCTACAGCTATAACGTACAAAGCATGCAGATTCAAGACAAGGTAAACACAAACGCAGACAACGCAAAAATTATCATGCAGTAATGTACTGTAAATCATCGCTGTAACAGAGAGCATAATTGCAGTGTAAGAGTTATTAAAGGCAAATGTCATTTCACACGATGTTGTGAATATGGGGAAGAGAGTGAAGTATGTTTCGCTTAATCCTTATTGAATGCAAGGAAATTCATCTTATAAATAAACGAGAAAATATACTAAACAGATGAATataatgatacaaaatataatcAGGGTAGCAGTAACGCTAACCCCATCCCTTCACATACTTCCCTCTTCCCCTTTACTACGTGTCTACTCATTCCCTTTCATCCAAACGTTCATCATTCACCATTGAGTCATAACTGTAATGAAGGGAAGTGGGATTTgggtttctttgttgttgttgttgttgttgttgttgttgttgttgttgttgttagttatttattattatttattatctagtttcaaacaacaaaaatgttttatttcatatgttttcatATGCATGTATAGTTAGTACGGAAATCACAAGATGCAATCCTTTTGTAATTTCATCACTACAATACGTTGTACACATATTCTTGTAGTACGATGTACTGATGTACATCCATACTACCTTGATCTTGATGGCTGCCTCTGAGGACATGTGACGTGACACTTGGTCGtctaaacataaacaaaacaccCAAGAAGTAATCAAAAAGACGTGAGACAACAGTCGTTtaagaaatagaagaagaagagagagaggaaagagtaGAGATAAGTTGTACAGACTATATTTGAGCACACAGCATATTTGTATTTAAGTCTACTGTATGTATAAGGTGTATAGTCAGGCGAAAACgatatattacgtgtatatgaAATGTATGCCTGTTTTGGATATCACCGTTTGAGTGTATTgttgtgcatgtgcgtgtgtatgaAAGAAGAGTGTGTTGATGATTTGAACTTTTTTAAGTGACCTGTCATAAAAACCTATTCGCCGTTGTGATCATATAGCATACATTAAATCATACACGCTATGATGAGAAATGTTCTATGCTCTATACCTGTAAAAGTACAACATTGGATTCATTTCCGTTATGACAAATTAGTAACGATGTAGTGCAAGTCACTTCCTCtgaaggttttttgttttttgtttgtttggttttttttcttttatcttggTTCCGTTTTTCCAATGGGGCTACCACCACATTCCCTGTATATTCTGTCAAAGTGTGGTGAGTTAAAtgagtttttcttttgtgtgtgtgtgatttctgTCTCGAATGGGGACGTGTGCAAAACGCATGCAAATTATAGGGCTTGAAACCAGCTATGCACGGTTCGTCCACCCACTTTATCCTTTCTACCATGCTGTTTTGCAGTCTCTTGCAGCCGATATAAGCCTTGCAAACTTGAAACAGGTTCACTACGATTTCGTGTGAGCTGAAAGACAGAGAACCAGAGAAATACGGAGAACTTTCATCATGGCACTTGGACTGTCACTAATGTTGATAGCATGTGCTCTGGCTGTGACAGGGGGTGATACGGTAGACACGCCTGAAGAAGCCATGGTAAGTCAAATTTCCAGCCCTGTGataatgtttgttttctgtttccaaaattccgACATCTGTACGCATTTctctttcatgaaataatgtatcatAAATCATGCCTTGCCTTGTTACAATATCAGGACTGAAATAACCTTCAATGATTCTCTATTGAGAACTAAcgttatatttttctctttatactGCTTCGAATGTTCATCCAAAGTTCTACATATCATGCAAGGAGTGTGTGACTGCTTGGGGTTTACAACCACTCACATGATGACGAATGACAAACACATTTAAGCGCATCGGATCAGCATTAATTCTGGCTTCACtaagtatatatttttttcgaaATCATGGTGAATTCTAAGATTATACACAGAATTGCTAAGGATCTTAGCACAAATAAAAATCTGTAATTCGCGTCTCACCTTCTTGTATCTAATATTACACTAAGACAGCGTCTCAGAGAAAGAGTGAATGACCGGACATTGTTAAATGTATAAAGGAAAGTGCCAAAAGTGTTTTTCAATTTACAACTACATGTGATAATTCAATCCACATTGAATCTACTGCATAGGGTTTTATTTATAGGTACAAAACATCGCTTGAATTCTGACTAGAACTTGAATTCATGTTTTTGCAGTTGCTTTTTTGCCATGAAAACAtcaaaacattgaattaaaaaccTTTCTTCTCCTGTTTACATTACCACACAGGCGTATCTGAATAAGTACCAGTACTTGCAAACTTCTGAAATGAAAGACGGAATGCCCATGACAAACGACATTTATGTGCAAGTCATCAAGTACTTCCAGGAATTCAATAACATGACTGTTACGGGTGAGATTTTACTCAGCAGTTGAAGGATTGTCAGAGACTATTGTCAAGTCTGAAATCCacttatttcattcatttcattcacatCTTTCTATATTACGTGATCAGATTTCAGTGTGTttaagtgtttttatttctgtctaAACTAGTAATTTGGTACATAATAAGCCGCATGGTACTTTTGGCGTTTTGCATTTTGAACTTTATTGTTTCATATTCAATTTTTAAACATTATATGCACAATGTCATCATATTGTTATATTCTGTTTGGTGTTTGCCAACAATTCTAAATAGTGCCGGGAGTCCTGCAAAACTTGAGATATATTACAATTATAGGTATTCACATGGCTCTATCAATAGCTCTTGAAAATTATATTTCTATAAGTGAATACTCTTAGTTATGATACACGTTACATTTTCAGAGTAACAATAATCCCCTGTTCAtgtaatctgtttttttttaagttattttttttctttgaacagAGATCAAAGACAAGAGCAAATGCAATTCAATAATTCCAACTCATCGCATTTACGTTTAGATGAATCAAGATATCGGagataaaaatgatgaattattgGAAATTTTGACGACTGGTCGCTGACtagttttggggtttttttttcttgcaatttgTGTCGAAATAATGTAGGTGAACTGGATGAAGCGACGTACGCGTTGATGAACATGCCTCGGTGTGGTATGCCGGACATGTCCGAAGACCGGGAGACAGATATGGTTCGGCGCAAGAAACGTTATTCACTGTCGGATCAGCGTTGGCCAAGGAACGAGTTGACTTGGCGTATTAACTCGCGCACGCCTGACCTGAGTGCAGCTGCCGTCGACCAGATCATGGAAAGAGCACTGAAAGTGAGTATCACAGCCCTTTTACCCCGGCCTGAGGCTAAATGGGCTCTCTCTTCTCTTATTTCTCGTACAGTACTTCTTTTACTTGAGAAGGAAATGTAACATTTTcttatctgttttgttttatgtgaacAACTTAATGGGTATATTTTAAAGCTTTCAGTTTACATTTAAGGCTACTGTGAACAACACTTATACGCATGATCAACCAAGACAGAGAATGAGTAATGGAAAACGATCATACGTATCAGCTCGGGAGCGTGACTTTACAGCGACAAATGCATTTTGCAGTGTAACGGTTGATTCAAAGGTAAAGAACTTAATTTCTGTAACTACATTGGTTACAGTGTCTCTTCTTCTGCACGTCATGTACTACCCTTGCTAGTTGCTAGCCTTGATATTTGActgatttgtatttttatacatttttactTCCTCATCGGATGTAATCATTATGAATTTGTTTTAGACTCTGAATTTGGAAAACCCCCACACTCAGGTTTTGTAATTGAAGTACTATATACAAGGGGCTggagtgacttttttttttagatatggtTCACCCTCTATCGGGCATTCAAGGAAATCATGATAAAATCTGAAATGTGTTGGTAATCCACATTTGAAAAGCAATTATTCTTCTCAGCAGTTCTCtgtatttttcataaaacttgtttaTTTTGTCACACTGACATATGACCTTTTATAGTTATCTATTCGTGAACTTATCATTTTGATCTTTctgcctaaaaaaaaagaaagaaaggaggaaagaaagaaagaaaagggtaaCCTGGGACGAAAATGTTtaggaaaatgtttttttttttttttctggttacTGATGTTAATGTGGTCCATGTATAATTTCTGTTCTATAGGTCTGGAGCGACGTGTCAGCACTCAGCTTTACAAAAGTGACCAGCGGGGATGCCGATATCATCATCGACTTCGTGCGAGGTAGACATACTAATTTGGACCCCAACGATTTCGACGGACCCGGCAACGTTCTCGCGCATGCCTTCTTTCCCAATAGGTTTAGTAGCCTCGCAGGCGACGCCCACTTCGATGAAGACGAACCGTTCACAGAAAATACAAACCAAGGTTTGTGTGATGCTTCCAtgcttttcttttcaagaaagagaaaagaacttGGTCGGTGTGCTTAAAGCTGTTCTTATTGCTGTTTTAGTCTCCCTGGTGCACATCTTCCAATTTGTTGAAATGAGGCGAAAATGTTGTGACATAGAACTTATCGTGACTTCCTAGAATTTATCTACATTGCTTTGTAGCTAACAGAATAAATTGCAGAAAATGGACACAATATGTCatatcaatggaaaaaaaaatataaacccATCGCTGTGTCAATGTTCTACACTGAAAcacgaaaatgaaaatattatgttttatgGTTGTCTCATTGTACTGTTATACAAccttccgatttttttttttttttttttttggcggttAATACAGGGAATAAGTACCCATGCATTATGTTTTACACTCATCTGACATTGCATGCACATTGCTGGTGATGGTGAGTATGTTCTAATAATATGAGAAGCTTTTGAACTGTTCACCTATCAATAATttagtgaaatgaatttttaatatCTATATCAATGTATTCAGTTATGATGAATCTGagttaatataatatatattcccTCATCCCCTTTTGCTCAGGAATCAACCTGTTCCAGGTAGCCGCTCATGAGTTTGGACACAGTCTAGGCCTCGGTCATTCTCAGATCCAGGCGGCCCTGATGGCGCCTTACTACCGAGGTTACGTTCCAAACTTCGAACTCCACGAGGACGACATAGCCGGGATACAGGCTCATTATGGTGAGTATAGTCTTCACATCTCCCTCCATCAACGGAGGATATTATCATAGCGATGctcttaaaatgaaattaagcacGCCATTTTACATCTTTAGTCGGTAATATAGATTTTCCTTCAGGTCACAGGTCTCAGTATAgcaaaatatttaaaaagaTTTCTCTCACATTGATATTAAACAGTCACATTTACACAATATGCTACGTTTAtgggacccctccccccccccgaaaaaagaaaaaaaaaggctgaagTGAAGTTTTCTGAACATAAAATCACCCCATGTTTCTATACATCAAGTATTTCAAAATGATGTAAATTCAAAATGCCAGAAGAAAAAGGCTGATATATCGTTAAAGTTAATGAATGTCTCACATAAAATTCATCTCgtggaagaaaacaaattagcaCTTAGT
The nucleotide sequence above comes from Diadema setosum chromosome 5, eeDiaSeto1, whole genome shotgun sequence. Encoded proteins:
- the LOC140228794 gene encoding interstitial collagenase-like, whose protein sequence is MALGLSLMLIACALAVTGGDTVDTPEEAMAYLNKYQYLQTSEMKDGMPMTNDIYVQVIKYFQEFNNMTVTGELDEATYALMNMPRCGMPDMSEDRETDMVRRKKRYSLSDQRWPRNELTWRINSRTPDLSAAAVDQIMERALKVWSDVSALSFTKVTSGDADIIIDFVRGRHTNLDPNDFDGPGNVLAHAFFPNRFSSLAGDAHFDEDEPFTENTNQGINLFQVAAHEFGHSLGLGHSQIQAALMAPYYRGYVPNFELHEDDIAGIQAHYGPNVGVPEEMGTPLTPVENCMGDVSFVTRTQDGSVYIGVGTQVFRRVNGQLVAGYPKPISEEFPGLPNELDAAFFYEPWGRTYVFRGAQYWRLTNRNIDRGFPRSIADFRGLPSDLSSAFVWSGNGRIYLTKGNQYYRLSTSLRTVDRGYPRSLAVWRGLPSTVDAAFQDSNRFTYFFSGLNYYRFNDITFQVDSGYPQSTAVMFLQCDPAELELESSTPTSDASLTIPSLLTLVLSAFWGFVYSH